The Gemella haemolysans genome includes a region encoding these proteins:
- a CDS encoding lipoate--protein ligase, protein MIYIESKSNDPRYNTALELYAFNELAEKDDVFMLWINSPCIVVGKNQNTTEEVNQKFCDDNGIKIVRRVSGGGAVYHDLNNLNYTIISNGRSGEEFDFKSFSQPVLDALDSLGVKAEFTGRNDLEIDGQKFCGNAQYVRNGRIMHHGCLMFDVNTSVLADALKVSKDKIESKGIKSVRSRVTNIKDHLPNQDMTVQDFVAALKKYMSEKYEMTDFVATEEDEAAILAIQEEKNNSWDWVYGKNPDFNIKRNRRLKTGKIEANIMVEQGVITNIKFYGDFFGVMDVEDIAKKLVGVKYQKEDVQKVLEQIDINSYFLGATLEEVVDILVD, encoded by the coding sequence ATGATATATATAGAATCAAAAAGTAATGATCCACGATACAATACAGCATTAGAGTTATATGCTTTTAATGAACTTGCAGAAAAAGATGATGTATTTATGTTATGGATTAATTCACCATGTATCGTTGTAGGTAAAAACCAAAACACAACTGAAGAAGTAAACCAAAAATTCTGTGATGATAATGGAATTAAAATTGTTCGTCGTGTAAGTGGTGGTGGTGCAGTTTATCACGATTTAAATAACTTAAACTATACAATTATCTCTAATGGAAGAAGCGGAGAAGAATTCGACTTCAAATCATTCTCACAACCTGTACTTGATGCGTTAGATTCATTAGGAGTTAAAGCAGAATTTACTGGACGTAATGACCTAGAAATCGATGGACAAAAATTCTGTGGTAACGCACAATATGTACGCAATGGTCGTATTATGCACCATGGTTGCTTAATGTTTGATGTTAATACTTCAGTTTTAGCAGATGCTTTAAAAGTTTCTAAAGATAAAATTGAATCAAAAGGTATTAAATCTGTACGTTCACGTGTTACAAACATTAAAGATCACCTTCCAAATCAAGATATGACAGTTCAAGATTTCGTTGCTGCACTTAAAAAATATATGAGTGAAAAATATGAAATGACTGATTTTGTTGCAACTGAAGAAGATGAAGCTGCAATCTTAGCTATCCAAGAAGAAAAAAATAACTCTTGGGACTGGGTATATGGTAAAAATCCTGACTTTAATATTAAACGTAATAGAAGACTTAAAACTGGTAAAATTGAAGCTAATATCATGGTAGAACAAGGGGTTATTACTAATATCAAATTCTACGGAGACTTCTTCGGAGTAATGGATGTTGAAGATATCGCTAAAAAATTAGTAGGTGTAAAATACCAAAAAGAAGATGTTCAAAAAGTTTTAGAACAAATTGATATTAATTCATACTTCTTAGGAGCTACATTAGAAGAAGTAGTAGATATCTTAGTAGACTAA
- the trpS gene encoding tryptophan--tRNA ligase produces MTKIILTGDRPTGKLHLGHYVGSLKNRIALQNEDDTEVFIMIADQQALTDNADNPGKVIENITEVALDYLAVGIDPSKTTIFIQSQIPQLAELYMYYMNLVSVSRLHRNPTVKQEINDKKFGESIPAGFFTYPVSQAADITAFKATHVPVGEDQKPMLEQTREIVRDFNRTYNKEVLVLPEIVLPPKNHARLVGIDGQGKMSKSLNNGIYLGDSEENIKAKIMKMYTDPNHIKIEDPGQVEGNVVFTYLDIFDSRTDEVVELKEHYSRGGLGDMKLKRRLNDVMQDYLRPIRERREEFAKDKAEVYRMLKAGSEKAERVAAATLDEVKDAMGINYFK; encoded by the coding sequence ATGACAAAAATTATTTTAACTGGAGATAGACCTACTGGTAAACTTCACTTAGGGCACTATGTTGGCTCTTTAAAAAATCGTATAGCTTTACAAAATGAAGATGATACTGAAGTATTTATAATGATCGCCGATCAACAAGCACTTACTGACAATGCTGATAATCCTGGGAAAGTTATTGAAAATATAACAGAAGTTGCACTTGATTACCTTGCTGTAGGAATTGATCCTAGTAAGACAACTATTTTCATTCAATCACAAATTCCTCAACTTGCTGAATTATACATGTATTATATGAATCTAGTTTCAGTTTCAAGATTACACCGTAACCCTACTGTTAAACAAGAAATTAATGATAAGAAATTTGGTGAAAGTATCCCTGCCGGATTCTTCACATATCCTGTAAGTCAAGCTGCTGATATTACAGCGTTCAAAGCAACTCACGTACCTGTAGGAGAAGATCAAAAACCAATGCTTGAACAAACTCGTGAAATTGTACGTGATTTTAATAGAACTTACAACAAAGAAGTTCTTGTATTACCAGAAATTGTTTTACCACCAAAAAATCATGCTCGACTTGTTGGTATCGATGGACAAGGTAAGATGAGTAAAAGTTTAAATAATGGTATTTACTTAGGTGACAGTGAAGAAAACATTAAAGCTAAAATCATGAAGATGTACACTGATCCAAATCACATCAAGATTGAAGATCCAGGTCAAGTAGAAGGAAATGTAGTATTTACATACCTTGATATTTTTGATTCTCGTACTGATGAAGTTGTAGAGCTTAAAGAACACTACTCTCGTGGTGGACTTGGTGATATGAAACTTAAACGTCGTTTAAATGATGTAATGCAAGATTACCTACGTCCTATCAGAGAACGTCGTGAAGAATTTGCAAAAGACAAAGCAGAAGTTTATAGAATGCTTAAAGCTGGAAGTGAAAAGGCTGAAAGAGTTGCAGCTGCTACTTTAGATGAAGTAAAAGATGCAATGGGTATTAATTATTTCAAATAA
- the srtB gene encoding class B sortase, LPKTxAVK-specific, with protein MKKIFNFKKIFSILLLTIALVASAVFVAGCSSDKSSSSSSSSSDSTYKVSKEDKDYLSKRFADLTKTNNETVAYVYAPGTDLDEPVVQTNDNETYLNKTFEGGNVPYLGTVFMDMDNKKDFHDRLTWLFGHARGSKVGDHRMFNDVNYYDKQEYMDKHKYVVIETPERKYYYEAAFLTIVPETTSFYRLDFESDEDFLNQLTNVKKDATTKNDSVQLKATDKYLVLSTCREEDETIRSNLYLRQIPDNEMSDFEAKHKDELKYVAKR; from the coding sequence ATGAAAAAAATATTTAATTTTAAAAAGATTTTCTCTATTTTACTTTTAACAATCGCTCTAGTAGCATCAGCTGTATTTGTAGCTGGATGTAGTAGTGATAAAAGTTCAAGTTCGAGTTCTAGTTCATCAGATTCGACTTATAAAGTAAGTAAAGAAGATAAAGATTATTTATCAAAACGTTTTGCAGATTTAACTAAAACAAATAATGAAACTGTAGCATATGTTTATGCACCAGGAACAGATTTAGATGAACCTGTAGTACAAACTAATGACAATGAAACATACTTAAATAAAACATTCGAAGGTGGGAATGTACCTTACCTTGGTACTGTATTTATGGATATGGACAACAAAAAAGATTTCCACGATAGATTAACTTGGTTATTCGGACACGCTCGTGGAAGTAAAGTTGGGGATCACCGTATGTTCAACGATGTTAACTACTATGATAAACAAGAATATATGGATAAACACAAATACGTAGTAATTGAAACTCCAGAGAGAAAATACTACTATGAAGCAGCATTCTTAACAATCGTACCAGAAACAACTTCATTCTATCGTTTAGATTTTGAAAGTGATGAAGATTTCTTAAATCAATTAACTAACGTTAAAAAAGATGCAACAACTAAGAATGATAGTGTTCAACTTAAAGCTACAGACAAATACTTAGTATTATCTACTTGCCGTGAGGAAGATGAAACAATCAGATCTAATCTGTACTTACGTCAAATTCCAGATAATGAGATGAGTGATTTTGAAGCTAAACATAAAGATGAATTAAAATATGTAGCTAAAAGATAA
- a CDS encoding GNAT family N-acetyltransferase, translated as MITLKKIKEKHLNDLYNVIYSSETPEWSKYNAPYFNDFKLIDLDTFLLKNHHEYYLSDRVLGIFLNDKPIGIVTYYWECFATRWLEIGIVIYEQHTWSKGIGCTALNEWIKICFNKFPDIQHIGLTTWSGNTRMMRLAEKLGLICEARIRKVRYFNGVYYDSVKYGILREEYFNNNY; from the coding sequence ATGATTACACTAAAAAAGATAAAAGAAAAACATTTAAATGACTTATATAACGTCATTTACTCATCAGAAACTCCAGAATGGAGTAAATATAACGCCCCCTACTTTAATGATTTTAAGTTAATTGATTTAGATACCTTCCTACTTAAAAATCATCATGAATATTATTTAAGTGATCGTGTACTAGGAATATTTTTAAACGATAAACCTATAGGAATTGTTACTTACTATTGGGAATGCTTTGCAACGCGCTGGTTAGAAATTGGAATAGTAATATATGAACAGCATACATGGTCAAAAGGAATAGGTTGTACAGCACTAAATGAATGGATTAAAATCTGTTTTAATAAATTTCCTGATATTCAACACATTGGACTTACTACTTGGAGTGGAAATACAAGAATGATGAGATTAGCTGAAAAACTTGGTCTTATATGTGAAGCTAGAATTAGAAAAGTTAGATATTTCAACGGTGTTTATTATGATTCTGTAAAATACGGAATATTGCGTGAAGAGTATTTTAACAATAATTATTAA
- a CDS encoding DNA/RNA non-specific endonuclease yields the protein MAKRKKQQFSLFSIISIAIVVLAALAITYYTNKSSNKNSNTTTFTSVSKIPDDVLNSLSAPKESEATDNNKYKVLNNNNPYFAKEDLSTTSFENYSPLDKLGRVGQANGIIGIDLMPTDKREEIAHVRPSGWQSNRGTHVYDRSHLIAFQLAGENDNDKNLMTGTRFMNLNMIPFENEVADYVKKSKKHVRYRVTPVFKGDDLVAQGVIMEAMSVEDNGKSVKYNVFLPNFQKGVTIDYKTGKYTVK from the coding sequence ATGGCAAAGAGAAAAAAACAACAATTTTCATTATTTTCAATTATTTCTATCGCTATAGTTGTTCTAGCTGCATTAGCTATAACTTACTATACTAATAAATCATCAAATAAAAATTCAAATACTACAACATTTACAAGTGTTTCAAAAATACCTGATGATGTATTAAACTCTTTATCTGCTCCAAAGGAAAGTGAAGCAACTGATAATAATAAATATAAGGTATTAAACAACAATAATCCGTATTTTGCTAAAGAAGATCTTTCTACAACATCTTTTGAAAATTACAGTCCACTTGATAAACTTGGTCGTGTTGGCCAAGCAAACGGAATTATCGGTATTGATTTAATGCCGACAGATAAACGTGAAGAGATTGCTCACGTTCGTCCTAGCGGATGGCAAAGTAACCGTGGAACTCACGTTTACGATAGATCACATCTTATCGCTTTCCAACTTGCTGGAGAAAATGATAATGATAAAAACTTAATGACTGGTACAAGATTTATGAATCTTAATATGATTCCTTTTGAAAATGAAGTTGCTGACTACGTTAAAAAGTCCAAAAAACATGTTCGTTACCGTGTAACTCCAGTATTCAAAGGTGATGATCTTGTAGCACAAGGGGTAATAATGGAAGCAATGTCTGTTGAAGATAACGGTAAGAGTGTAAAATATAATGTATTTTTACCAAACTTCCAAAAAGGAGTAACTATAGACTACAAAACAGGAAAATACACTGTGAAATAA
- a CDS encoding MarR family winged helix-turn-helix transcriptional regulator, producing the protein MLKDALGYKLITLLENMRNYTKQPLSEIGITHGHFITLIYVSENEGVTQAQLAEIHRKDRNIVGRNIDALEKQNFVIRKRGVKDRRSYTLHLTQVGKEVLSTYSHLLNTAEKEVLKNLTEEEITIFFSLLNKIT; encoded by the coding sequence ATGTTAAAAGATGCGTTAGGTTATAAACTTATTACACTCTTAGAAAATATGAGAAATTATACAAAACAACCTTTATCTGAGATTGGTATTACACATGGACATTTCATTACTCTTATTTACGTTTCAGAAAATGAAGGTGTTACTCAAGCTCAACTTGCTGAAATACATAGAAAAGACAGAAATATTGTTGGGCGTAATATCGATGCACTGGAAAAACAGAACTTTGTTATTAGAAAACGTGGAGTAAAAGATAGACGTTCTTATACTTTACATTTAACACAAGTAGGAAAAGAAGTTTTATCAACGTACTCTCATCTGTTAAACACAGCTGAAAAAGAAGTTCTTAAAAACTTAACTGAAGAAGAAATTACTATTTTCTTCTCTTTATTGAATAAAATAACTTAA
- the psiE gene encoding phosphate-starvation-inducible protein PsiE, protein MEKFSKIISDIFLWIMNIGLLIIGVLLSFGLIMEAKEIFFEGTKFLSDQGNYQRFVEGILVFFLYFEFVALIVKYFKNNYHFPLRYFIYIGITAIIRLIIVQHDDPKSVLIWAAAILLLVISLAIAEKFIKKD, encoded by the coding sequence ATGGAAAAATTTAGTAAGATTATATCTGATATTTTTCTTTGGATTATGAATATCGGATTGTTGATTATAGGGGTACTATTATCATTTGGTTTAATAATGGAAGCTAAGGAAATATTTTTTGAAGGTACGAAATTTTTATCAGATCAAGGTAATTATCAACGTTTTGTAGAAGGAATATTAGTATTTTTCTTATATTTTGAGTTTGTTGCTTTAATAGTTAAATACTTTAAAAATAATTATCATTTCCCACTTAGATATTTTATCTATATTGGAATCACCGCAATTATAAGATTGATTATTGTTCAACATGATGACCCTAAAAGTGTTTTAATCTGGGCTGCTGCGATATTACTGTTAGTAATTAGTTTAGCTATTGCTGAAAAATTTATAAAAAAAGATTAA
- the alsS gene encoding acetolactate synthase AlsS: MSEHLEQQSRRGAELVVDTLINEGVKHVFAIPGAKIDAVFDALVDRGPELVVVRHEQNAAFMAQAVGRLTGKPGVALVTSGPGVSNLATGLITANSEGDPVVAIGGQVKRSDLLKQTHQSMDNVSLLRPVTKSAVEVGHQDSISEAITNAFRKAKEPKKGATFVSLPADVINEKTSVKAIKRLREPVLGIADPKHVSDLVEKIENAELPVLLLGMNASTKEATEAIRLLVAKTGIPVVEMFQAAGVISRGLVQHFYGRVGLFRNQPGDRLLHKADLIISIGYDPIEYDPVYWNTNKNATLVHIDDTIAVIDRDYQPDIELIGDISETLKCIYNGNPKVRISEENLSYLKQLQEEIVKRDEPPKSKIEGRLHPLEIIQQTQNAVSDDTIVTCDIGSHGIWLARHFRSYEPRHLLFSNGMQTLGVALPWAIASGLLYPNKKTLSISGDGGFLFSAMELETAVRLKSPIVHVVWNDSSYNMVAFQQEMKYGRDSAVHLGQVDIKKHAESYGAVGMRATTKEEFAKCLKEAFKIEGPVVIDVPVDYSDNIKLGETLQDSYLN, from the coding sequence ATGAGTGAACATTTAGAGCAACAATCTCGCCGAGGTGCGGAGTTAGTTGTAGATACATTAATAAATGAAGGAGTTAAACACGTTTTTGCTATACCTGGTGCAAAAATAGATGCTGTGTTCGACGCACTTGTCGATCGTGGACCTGAACTTGTAGTTGTACGTCACGAACAAAATGCGGCATTTATGGCTCAAGCTGTTGGACGTCTGACGGGAAAACCTGGTGTCGCTTTAGTTACTTCAGGACCTGGTGTTAGTAACCTTGCTACTGGACTTATTACTGCAAACTCTGAAGGTGATCCTGTTGTCGCAATCGGAGGTCAAGTTAAGCGTTCTGATTTATTAAAACAAACGCACCAAAGTATGGATAATGTTAGCTTGCTTCGTCCAGTAACTAAATCAGCTGTTGAAGTTGGTCATCAAGATAGCATTTCTGAAGCCATTACTAATGCATTTAGAAAAGCTAAAGAACCTAAAAAAGGAGCTACATTCGTATCACTACCTGCAGACGTTATAAATGAAAAAACTTCTGTGAAAGCTATCAAACGACTTAGAGAACCTGTATTAGGGATTGCAGATCCAAAACACGTTAGTGACTTAGTTGAAAAAATAGAAAATGCTGAGCTTCCAGTTCTTTTACTAGGAATGAATGCATCAACAAAAGAAGCAACAGAAGCTATTCGTTTATTAGTCGCTAAAACAGGTATACCTGTTGTTGAAATGTTCCAAGCTGCTGGAGTAATTTCTCGTGGTTTAGTTCAACATTTCTATGGACGTGTTGGATTATTTAGAAATCAACCTGGAGATAGATTATTACATAAAGCAGATTTAATAATCTCTATCGGATATGATCCAATTGAATATGATCCAGTATATTGGAATACAAATAAAAATGCTACTCTAGTTCACATTGATGATACTATTGCTGTTATTGACCGTGATTATCAACCTGATATTGAACTTATCGGTGATATTTCAGAAACATTAAAATGTATTTACAATGGAAATCCTAAAGTTAGAATATCTGAAGAAAATCTGTCTTACTTAAAACAACTTCAAGAAGAAATAGTAAAACGTGATGAACCACCTAAATCAAAAATCGAAGGACGTCTTCACCCACTAGAAATTATTCAACAAACTCAAAATGCAGTATCTGACGATACTATTGTAACTTGTGATATTGGATCTCATGGAATTTGGCTAGCTAGACACTTCCGCTCTTACGAACCTCGTCACCTACTATTCTCTAACGGTATGCAAACTTTAGGAGTAGCTTTACCATGGGCGATTGCATCAGGATTACTTTATCCTAATAAAAAAACTTTATCAATTTCTGGAGATGGAGGATTCTTATTCTCAGCAATGGAACTTGAAACTGCCGTTAGATTAAAATCACCAATCGTTCATGTAGTATGGAATGATTCATCTTATAATATGGTTGCCTTCCAACAAGAGATGAAATACGGTCGTGATTCTGCTGTACATCTTGGTCAAGTAGATATCAAAAAACATGCTGAATCTTATGGAGCTGTAGGAATGCGTGCAACTACAAAAGAAGAATTTGCAAAATGCTTAAAAGAAGCGTTCAAAATTGAAGGCCCAGTTGTTATTGATGTTCCAGTTGACTACAGTGATAACATCAAACTTGGTGAAACTCTTCAAGACAGCTACTTAAACTAG
- a CDS encoding ATP-binding cassette domain-containing protein encodes MYRTKKYYDNKLYIVQLITIISILLRTIVNLTSIFIIQVILDSLISKDFERVYHFVKYLIVVLVFYFLLLFLSQYFLRKLFFLGNFSVLEYFYDKFLKSEYNDFKEAKSGEILSKLTSDSIKISDWYSQGKVILVTQSFILFSILMFMCRYNVSITLILFSVILVCFFIIKQISKKLSNCMKSEQKLLGETNQYILQSILGYFDLKQLNKEQYFIDYLKENIINKRIKVNTDLAKYFSLYVGISATVAFILPIVSLLLSVYFIIYKDFSVGSAIAIFSTVRMLDEPINSISDKITVRQTAHKIESELSKTFNNKSNEEKELLKLSEFNSVNVNISNFYFKDNLILSDFRLEINKGDFLVLKGRSGVGKTTVSNLILRNLQEGAYKLEGEVLINEKDIYKNNIQILGEFLKVNQEPYIYEATIRDNILLGDPYEDRLDEIVRLLHLQELIDKLGYNYLLKENGKNLSGGEKQRLELARILIRRPEFIILDEPTSAMNTNLSEVIVENIFTYLKEHNITSLIITHSKEFDKFATDIIEIK; translated from the coding sequence ATGTATCGTACAAAAAAATACTATGATAATAAGTTGTATATCGTTCAACTTATTACTATAATTTCTATATTACTAAGAACTATAGTAAATTTAACATCAATTTTTATTATTCAAGTTATCTTAGATAGTTTGATATCTAAAGATTTTGAGAGAGTTTATCATTTTGTTAAATACTTGATAGTAGTATTAGTATTTTATTTTTTATTGTTATTTCTTTCTCAATATTTTTTAAGAAAACTTTTCTTTCTTGGAAATTTTTCTGTTTTAGAGTATTTTTATGATAAGTTTTTAAAAAGTGAATATAATGATTTTAAAGAAGCAAAAAGTGGTGAAATATTATCTAAGTTAACGTCAGATAGTATAAAGATATCAGATTGGTATTCTCAAGGTAAAGTTATTTTAGTAACGCAGTCTTTTATTTTGTTTTCTATATTGATGTTTATGTGTAGGTATAATGTTTCGATAACACTTATATTATTCTCTGTAATATTGGTATGTTTTTTTATTATAAAACAAATAAGTAAGAAGCTTTCGAATTGTATGAAGAGTGAACAGAAATTATTAGGTGAAACTAATCAATATATACTTCAGTCAATATTAGGTTATTTTGATTTAAAACAATTAAACAAAGAACAGTACTTTATAGATTACCTTAAAGAGAACATTATAAATAAAAGAATAAAGGTCAATACTGATTTAGCAAAGTATTTTTCGCTATATGTAGGTATATCTGCTACTGTTGCATTTATACTACCTATTGTCTCTCTATTACTTTCAGTGTATTTTATAATATATAAAGATTTTTCCGTAGGTTCGGCTATTGCAATATTTTCTACAGTTAGAATGTTAGATGAACCTATTAATTCTATATCAGATAAAATAACTGTTAGGCAGACTGCTCATAAGATAGAAAGTGAGTTGTCTAAGACTTTCAATAATAAAAGCAATGAAGAGAAAGAGCTATTAAAATTAAGTGAATTTAACAGTGTAAATGTTAATATATCTAATTTTTATTTTAAAGATAATCTGATTTTATCTGATTTTAGATTAGAAATTAATAAGGGTGATTTTCTAGTTTTAAAAGGAAGAAGTGGTGTAGGAAAAACGACGGTATCTAATCTTATATTAAGAAACTTGCAAGAGGGTGCATATAAACTAGAGGGAGAAGTCTTAATTAATGAAAAAGATATATATAAGAATAATATACAAATTCTAGGAGAATTTTTAAAAGTAAATCAAGAACCATACATATATGAGGCTACAATAAGAGATAATATTCTCTTAGGTGATCCATATGAGGATAGACTTGATGAGATAGTTAGATTATTACATCTTCAAGAATTGATTGATAAACTAGGGTATAATTATTTATTGAAAGAAAATGGAAAAAACTTAAGTGGTGGAGAAAAGCAAAGATTAGAGTTGGCTAGAATATTAATAAGGAGACCTGAGTTCATTATTTTGGATGAACCAACAAGTGCTATGAATACGAATTTGAGTGAAGTAATAGTAGAAAATATTTTTACCTACTTAAAAGAACATAATATTACAAGTTTGATAATAACTCATAGTAAGGAATTTGATAAATTTGCTACAGACATTATAGAAATTAAATAG
- a CDS encoding heavy metal-binding domain-containing protein, producing MIIATTNYIPGMEVVEYKGLTTGEVVAGINVIKDIGAGIRNLFGGRVKGYEDEIIQARAEALKELEARAAAMGANAVIGVRIDFDALGGDGNNMLLVTATGTAVVVR from the coding sequence ATGATAATTGCAACGACAAACTATATTCCAGGAATGGAAGTAGTAGAATATAAAGGTTTAACTACAGGTGAAGTAGTAGCTGGAATTAATGTTATCAAAGATATAGGAGCAGGAATTCGAAACCTTTTTGGTGGAAGAGTTAAAGGGTATGAAGATGAAATTATTCAAGCGAGAGCTGAAGCTTTAAAAGAGTTAGAAGCTCGTGCAGCTGCCATGGGAGCCAACGCTGTTATTGGAGTTAGAATTGATTTTGATGCCCTAGGAGGCGACGGTAATAATATGCTTTTAGTTACTGCTACAGGAACAGCAGTTGTAGTAAGATAA
- the pcp gene encoding pyroglutamyl-peptidase I: MRVLITGFDKFGGESINPSSLCVNSLPDVIDNIEIKKITLPTVFKDSSRILEENIDSFSPNIVICVGQAGGRSKITPERIAINIDDARIPDNIGNSPIDEAIRKDGENAYFSTLPIKAIVDELNKNNIPSAISNTAGTFVCNHIMYEALYLSKKKYPNIKAGFIHIPYIKEQVIDKPNMPFMKKEDIIQALKIIIKTSVNYFDKEDTKITGGLEH; the protein is encoded by the coding sequence ATGAGAGTATTAATAACTGGTTTTGATAAATTTGGTGGCGAGAGTATTAATCCTTCTAGTTTATGTGTTAATAGCTTACCAGATGTAATAGATAATATAGAAATAAAAAAAATTACCCTACCTACAGTCTTCAAAGATAGCTCACGTATTTTAGAAGAAAATATAGACTCATTTTCTCCTAATATAGTTATCTGTGTTGGTCAAGCTGGCGGAAGAAGTAAAATTACACCTGAACGTATCGCTATTAATATTGATGATGCTAGAATTCCAGATAATATTGGAAATAGTCCTATTGATGAAGCTATACGAAAAGATGGAGAAAATGCATATTTTTCTACACTACCAATAAAAGCAATTGTTGATGAATTGAATAAAAACAATATCCCTTCTGCAATTTCTAATACTGCTGGTACTTTTGTATGTAATCATATTATGTATGAGGCTTTATACCTATCTAAAAAAAAATATCCAAATATTAAAGCTGGATTTATTCATATACCATATATTAAAGAACAGGTTATAGATAAACCCAACATGCCTTTTATGAAAAAGGAAGACATAATCCAAGCTTTAAAAATTATTATAAAAACTTCTGTAAATTACTTTGATAAAGAAGATACAAAAATAACGGGGGGGTTAGAGCATTAA
- a CDS encoding MATE family efflux transporter, which yields MEKAQNYIENPLGTKPLKKLLISFAWPAITANIINAMYSVIDQIFIGQGVGYLGNAATNVAFPLTTICLAIGLMIGIGAASNFNLELGRGNPEKAKSVVGTAVSSLFIIGIIITILVHIFLKPLMYAFGSTDEILEYAMTFAGITSLGIPFLLISISTNPIVRSDNSPKYSMFAIIFGAVLNTILNPIFIFGFGWGIAGSAWATVISQFLSALILVLYFPKFKSVKFTKQDFIPKIPLLKVAAGFGMPSFVFQGSNMIAQIVTNNLLNIHGTNSVYGNDIPIAVAGIVAKIYIIFIAIIIGLIQGAQPIFGYNYGAKKYERVRTTMRYTMKYAMIISITFFLIFEIFPKQIISLFGNGNELYFEFAVKYMRFFLLFTFINGIHISSSTFFSAIGKPKIGVTIALTKQLIVLIPMLFILSHFFGIEGVIYATPVTDLCAISVSLFFLIREFKMMPKHNVTK from the coding sequence ATGGAAAAAGCACAAAATTATATAGAAAATCCACTAGGAACAAAACCACTTAAAAAATTACTTATATCATTTGCATGGCCTGCTATTACAGCGAATATTATTAATGCGATGTATAGTGTAATTGACCAGATTTTTATAGGGCAAGGTGTTGGTTACTTAGGTAACGCAGCAACAAATGTCGCTTTCCCTCTTACTACTATTTGCTTAGCTATAGGATTAATGATAGGAATTGGTGCAGCATCTAATTTTAATCTTGAATTAGGAAGAGGAAATCCTGAAAAAGCTAAGTCCGTAGTTGGTACTGCAGTATCTTCATTATTTATTATAGGTATTATTATCACAATTCTAGTACATATATTTTTAAAACCTCTTATGTATGCATTTGGATCTACAGACGAAATTTTAGAATATGCAATGACATTCGCTGGAATTACTTCTTTAGGGATTCCATTCTTACTAATTTCTATTAGTACTAATCCTATTGTTCGTTCGGATAATAGTCCAAAATATTCAATGTTTGCCATTATTTTTGGTGCAGTACTTAATACTATTCTTAATCCAATCTTTATCTTTGGATTTGGTTGGGGAATTGCTGGATCAGCTTGGGCTACAGTTATAAGTCAATTCTTATCTGCTTTGATTCTTGTTTTATATTTTCCAAAATTCAAAAGTGTTAAATTTACTAAGCAAGACTTCATACCTAAGATACCTTTATTAAAAGTCGCTGCAGGATTTGGAATGCCTTCATTTGTTTTCCAAGGTTCTAATATGATAGCTCAAATAGTAACAAACAATTTATTAAATATTCACGGTACTAATTCTGTGTACGGGAATGATATTCCTATAGCTGTAGCTGGAATCGTAGCTAAAATTTATATAATATTTATAGCTATTATTATTGGATTAATTCAAGGAGCTCAACCAATTTTTGGATATAATTACGGAGCTAAAAAGTACGAAAGAGTTCGTACTACAATGAGATATACCATGAAATATGCAATGATTATCTCAATTACATTCTTCTTAATCTTCGAGATTTTTCCTAAACAAATTATTAGTCTATTTGGTAATGGTAATGAACTTTACTTTGAGTTTGCAGTTAAGTATATGAGATTCTTCTTGTTATTTACATTTATCAATGGTATTCATATTTCAAGCTCTACTTTCTTCTCTGCAATAGGAAAACCAAAAATTGGAGTTACTATTGCCTTAACTAAGCAACTTATAGTGCTAATACCAATGTTATTTATTCTTTCACATTTCTTTGGGATTGAGGGAGTAATCTATGCTACTCCAGTAACTGACCTTTGTGCAATTTCAGTTTCACTATTCTTTTTGATTAGAGAATTTAAAATGATGCCTAAACATAATGTTACTAAATAG